A window of Cohnella herbarum contains these coding sequences:
- a CDS encoding carbohydrate ABC transporter permease, which translates to MKTISAGRKRTGRNRAGRIALEIFMVLLSLVFLYPLFLAINNSLKSFGEVMSDVVALPKQLAFENYSYVWSFINYPRLFLNNTVITVVGLVGIILVSSIAAYKLSRTKSRFSAVLYVVCIMPMLIPFQSIMLTVLRLAQDIHLNNSTWGLGLLYWGFGAPLAVFIYHGFVKGIPKEIDESATIDGASGFRLFFSVIFPLLKPVTTTIIIIDVMWIWNDFLLPLLMVNGSPSTKTLTLAAYTFVGQYTSDWQYAMTAMVMAVLPSIIVFIFLQKFIVKGVVAGAVKG; encoded by the coding sequence ATGAAAACGATTAGCGCAGGACGCAAAAGAACCGGGCGCAATAGAGCGGGGCGCATCGCACTGGAAATCTTCATGGTGCTTCTCTCTTTAGTGTTCCTATATCCTTTGTTCTTGGCGATTAACAACTCGCTCAAGAGCTTCGGCGAAGTGATGAGCGACGTGGTCGCTCTTCCGAAACAGCTGGCGTTCGAAAATTACTCTTACGTCTGGTCGTTCATTAACTATCCGCGGCTATTCCTTAACAATACGGTCATTACGGTCGTCGGACTGGTCGGGATCATCCTGGTTTCTTCAATCGCAGCTTACAAGCTGTCCAGAACGAAAAGCCGCTTTAGCGCCGTGTTGTACGTCGTCTGCATCATGCCGATGTTGATTCCTTTCCAATCGATCATGTTAACCGTGCTTCGACTGGCCCAAGACATTCATCTCAATAACAGCACTTGGGGTCTTGGCTTACTGTACTGGGGCTTCGGCGCTCCGCTGGCCGTATTTATCTATCATGGCTTCGTGAAGGGCATTCCGAAGGAGATCGACGAGAGCGCAACGATCGACGGAGCATCGGGCTTCCGCTTGTTCTTTAGCGTCATCTTCCCGTTGCTGAAGCCCGTTACGACGACGATCATCATTATCGACGTCATGTGGATCTGGAACGACTTCCTGCTCCCGCTCCTCATGGTCAACGGCTCGCCGTCCACGAAGACGCTGACGCTTGCCGCTTATACGTTCGTCGGCCAATATACGTCCGATTGGCAATATGCGATGACCGCGATGGTCATGGCCGTGCTGCCATCCATCATCGTGTTCATCTTCCTGCAGAAGTTCATCGTGAAAGGCGTCGTTGCCGGCGCGGTAAAAGGTTAA
- a CDS encoding HD-GYP domain-containing protein, with protein MPLEEQRVYVGMRVNKNIYNNQGTLIVPIMRVLTDKEIELLIRQGVTLSEQDVEPAPLVHLIESTIREVRELFAFANRADRIPYEDIQDKIIPIILFMSNHPNLNQILFYLEVHDEYVYRHSIAVALLSKLIGKARGFNDEQALELMTAGFLHDIGKSRIPGAILNKPGRLTEEEFAIVKEHTLHGFEILKNSTGLPERHAYVALQHHEREDGSGYPFGLKADQIDPYSKIVAVADVFHAMVSKRVYKDPLPLYRVLMELSDNVYGTLEPASTLSFLKRIMDMLIGNAVELSDGREGKIVMVSAQDPVRPIVEVAGEYIDLSKRQDLNLDKIVF; from the coding sequence ATGCCGCTTGAGGAACAGAGAGTGTACGTAGGAATGCGAGTTAACAAAAACATTTATAACAACCAGGGCACTCTGATCGTCCCGATCATGCGGGTTTTGACGGATAAGGAGATTGAATTGCTGATTCGGCAAGGGGTTACGTTGTCCGAACAGGATGTCGAGCCTGCACCGCTTGTTCATCTCATTGAATCCACGATTCGGGAAGTGCGGGAACTGTTTGCTTTCGCCAATCGGGCGGACCGGATTCCCTACGAGGATATACAGGACAAGATCATTCCCATCATCCTGTTCATGAGCAATCATCCGAATCTGAATCAGATTCTATTCTATCTGGAGGTTCACGACGAGTATGTATACCGCCATAGCATCGCGGTGGCCTTGCTGTCTAAGCTGATCGGCAAGGCACGAGGCTTTAACGACGAACAAGCGCTGGAGCTGATGACGGCGGGTTTCCTCCACGACATCGGAAAATCCCGAATTCCCGGGGCGATTCTGAACAAGCCGGGGAGACTGACGGAGGAAGAGTTCGCTATCGTGAAGGAGCATACGCTGCACGGGTTCGAGATTTTGAAAAATTCGACGGGGTTGCCCGAGCGCCACGCTTACGTGGCGCTTCAGCATCATGAGCGCGAAGACGGGAGCGGTTATCCGTTCGGTCTCAAGGCGGATCAGATTGACCCGTACAGCAAGATCGTCGCCGTAGCCGACGTGTTCCATGCCATGGTGTCGAAGCGGGTATACAAAGATCCGTTGCCGCTCTATCGGGTGTTGATGGAATTGTCGGACAACGTTTACGGGACGCTTGAGCCGGCCAGCACCTTAAGCTTCCTCAAGAGAATCATGGACATGTTGATCGGCAACGCGGTGGAGTTGTCGGACGGGAGAGAAGGGAAAATCGTCATGGTAAGCGCCCAAGACCCCGTCCGCCCGATCGTGGAGGTTGCAGGCGAATACATCGATCTCAGCAAGCGTCAGGATTTGAATTTGGATAAGATCGTTTTCTGA
- a CDS encoding LysR family transcriptional regulator — protein MDMRQLRYFLAIANEGQITRAAKLLNMEQPPLSRQLKQMEQELGVVLFDRNGKQLQLTQAGELLRQRAIALLSQFDETITYVQELGEGVQGVLSIGAVVSCVSLLPPVIRQFTELYPQVTFKIQEGDHFLLGELLENRDLELIVTRLPFQSDFQSQHYSILPLPSDPFVALLPSEWCDSDDQHTMTLQQLAVFPFLTLKTERTTGMHNRVFHEFKQHGLEPRIISECSSAAITVSLVASGIGVAILPKSVMNSFASPHIKQVAIANAEFHSEVGIVWLRDRHLSKTARHFMDMFVHP, from the coding sequence ATGGATATGAGGCAGTTGCGTTACTTCCTGGCCATCGCGAACGAAGGACAAATTACGCGCGCGGCGAAGCTGCTGAACATGGAGCAACCCCCGTTAAGCCGGCAGCTTAAGCAGATGGAGCAAGAGCTAGGCGTCGTGTTATTCGATCGCAACGGCAAGCAATTGCAGCTAACTCAGGCGGGAGAGCTTCTACGCCAGAGGGCTATCGCGTTGCTGAGCCAATTCGACGAGACGATCACTTACGTTCAAGAGCTTGGAGAAGGCGTGCAAGGCGTCCTCTCGATCGGCGCCGTCGTCTCTTGCGTCTCCTTATTGCCCCCGGTCATACGGCAATTCACGGAGTTGTATCCTCAAGTCACTTTCAAGATCCAAGAGGGAGATCACTTCCTGTTAGGCGAGTTGCTGGAAAATCGCGATCTTGAGCTCATCGTCACCCGCCTGCCTTTCCAATCGGATTTCCAATCGCAGCATTACTCCATCTTGCCTCTCCCTTCGGATCCTTTCGTTGCTTTGCTCCCGAGCGAATGGTGCGATAGCGACGATCAGCACACGATGACCCTGCAACAGTTGGCCGTTTTTCCTTTCCTGACGCTTAAGACCGAACGAACGACGGGGATGCACAACCGCGTATTCCATGAATTCAAGCAGCATGGCTTGGAGCCCCGTATCATCAGCGAATGCTCAAGCGCGGCGATCACCGTCTCTCTTGTCGCCTCGGGCATCGGTGTCGCCATATTGCCTAAGTCCGTCATGAATTCCTTCGCGTCCCCCCATATTAAGCAAGTCGCCATCGCGAACGCGGAATTCCATAGCGAAGTCGGGATCGTCTGGCTACGGGATCGTCATCTCTCGAAGACCGCCCGGCATTTTATGGACATGTTCGTCCATCCTTAG
- a CDS encoding DUF342 domain-containing protein, whose translation MKKQITESELRTLIHQLNIDRDEDLPEGEPADPPHKQDGSIRIRNQQISVQNPTGGGEYAVIYPMSPVKLYVNEEEVHGESPVKATDRITWKVEERSLFEITISEDKLFAYLQVHARERYATTLVDEAPARRVIVRAQDDNNLVLKTLQLADVVSKLEAMSVKARIEFAAIQQELLEPTYQPIVVAAGKKPVEGQDAKLEIYFPQQVTSEFFEVEGSIDYRNHLRIPTVQNGEVMARKIPMKEGSAGYDVLGNLTLPTPPKDIFIMGKANVEVSPDGVVIAQAQGRPRVTGGKIKTFDVSTAYVISGNVDIATGNIVFSGDVVVSGDVTDNMIIESLGNVYVYGNVYNSTITATGSINVRGNVIASKLYSGYFGVLFNRLYQTSKLLCDYIEKLLTASKMLEQALEAKRESVRYGQIVQLLLETKMKEVVPLIRELNVVISNIQHIKQAEYGKLKELSAIFSEPIKLIESATYEYVQSFLALLQDTHNEVARMQEENVEISISQSQNSELKSNGDIVIHRDGVLLCELFSARNIVFHSNHSICRGSRLEAGDSILAKIIGGQTGAISILKAKRKVQVQKMYSGRVCIGKYCKDIFEPIDQVTFDIQTLKKDG comes from the coding sequence TTGAAGAAGCAAATTACTGAATCAGAATTGCGCACACTGATTCATCAACTGAACATCGATCGCGACGAAGATTTGCCGGAGGGGGAACCCGCCGACCCGCCTCATAAGCAGGACGGTTCGATTCGAATTCGCAATCAGCAGATTTCGGTTCAGAACCCGACGGGGGGCGGCGAATACGCCGTCATCTATCCGATGAGTCCGGTCAAGCTCTACGTCAACGAGGAGGAAGTGCACGGGGAATCTCCGGTGAAGGCCACCGATCGGATTACCTGGAAGGTCGAGGAACGATCTTTGTTTGAGATTACGATAAGCGAAGATAAGTTATTTGCTTATTTGCAAGTGCATGCAAGAGAGCGGTATGCGACCACGCTCGTGGACGAGGCTCCCGCTCGGCGGGTTATCGTGCGGGCGCAGGATGACAACAATCTCGTCCTGAAAACGCTACAACTGGCGGACGTCGTGTCCAAGCTCGAAGCGATGTCGGTTAAAGCCAGAATCGAATTCGCCGCTATTCAGCAGGAGTTGCTGGAACCGACGTATCAACCGATCGTCGTAGCCGCCGGCAAGAAGCCGGTGGAGGGCCAGGATGCGAAACTCGAAATCTACTTCCCCCAACAGGTGACGAGCGAGTTCTTCGAAGTCGAGGGCTCGATCGATTATCGCAATCATCTGCGGATTCCGACCGTTCAGAACGGCGAAGTCATGGCGCGGAAAATTCCGATGAAGGAAGGTTCGGCCGGTTACGACGTGCTTGGTAATCTGACGCTGCCTACTCCGCCGAAGGACATCTTTATTATGGGGAAGGCGAACGTAGAAGTATCGCCCGACGGAGTCGTCATCGCCCAAGCTCAAGGAAGGCCGAGAGTTACCGGAGGCAAAATCAAAACCTTCGACGTATCGACCGCCTACGTCATTTCCGGCAACGTAGACATCGCGACCGGGAATATCGTTTTCTCCGGCGACGTTGTCGTCTCCGGCGACGTGACGGACAATATGATTATCGAATCGCTCGGCAATGTTTATGTGTACGGCAACGTTTATAATTCAACGATTACCGCTACCGGGAGCATCAACGTCAGGGGTAACGTCATTGCCAGCAAGCTTTACTCGGGTTATTTCGGAGTGCTGTTCAACCGTCTCTATCAAACGTCGAAGCTGCTATGCGACTATATCGAGAAGCTGCTGACTGCTTCCAAGATGCTAGAGCAAGCGTTGGAAGCCAAGAGGGAGAGCGTGCGTTACGGCCAGATCGTTCAACTTCTCCTGGAAACGAAAATGAAAGAGGTCGTTCCGTTAATTAGAGAACTCAACGTGGTTATCTCCAACATTCAGCACATCAAGCAGGCGGAGTACGGGAAGTTAAAGGAATTGTCGGCTATTTTCTCGGAACCTATCAAGCTGATCGAATCGGCCACTTACGAATACGTGCAAAGCTTTCTCGCCTTGCTGCAGGATACTCATAACGAAGTGGCGAGAATGCAGGAAGAGAACGTGGAAATCAGCATTAGCCAAAGCCAGAACAGCGAGTTGAAGTCGAACGGGGATATCGTGATTCATCGAGACGGCGTGTTACTGTGCGAGTTGTTCTCCGCCAGGAACATCGTGTTCCATTCGAATCACTCCATCTGCCGAGGCTCTCGGCTCGAAGCCGGAGACAGCATTCTGGCGAAGATCATCGGCGGTCAGACCGGGGCGATCTCTATCCTGAAGGCCAAGCGTAAAGTTCAGGTTCAGAAAATGTACTCGGGCAGAGTGTGTATCGGAAAGTACTGCAAGGATATTTTCGAGCCCATCGATCAGGTTACTTTCGATATTCAAACGCTGAAGAAGGATGGATAG
- a CDS encoding carbohydrate ABC transporter permease — translation MFKSLGRKWSEKLEFGIFTLPVLICIAIAFYIPFAMTIRYSLLKWNGISKNPQFIGLDNFKQIFMGDANFTSAAWFTVKYAIVYIVLVNVLAIGLAVILDMKLKSTTWLRTAFFIPYILSLVIVGFIWKFIFMQGFESLGASTGWGIFKLSWLGEPGLAFVSIVAVSVWQSIGFYLVIYIAGLQSVPEDLKEAATVDGAGPFRRFISITLPLLAPSITISVFMALTNSIKVFDVILSLTGGGPGGTTYSIAYDIYRDTFQNNMFGYGTAKALILFVAVLIVTLIQLSLFKRREIDA, via the coding sequence ATGTTTAAGTCGTTAGGAAGGAAATGGAGCGAGAAGCTTGAGTTCGGAATATTTACGCTCCCGGTACTGATCTGTATCGCGATAGCCTTCTATATTCCGTTCGCCATGACGATCCGGTATTCATTATTGAAATGGAACGGCATATCCAAAAATCCGCAATTCATCGGACTGGACAACTTCAAGCAAATTTTCATGGGAGATGCCAATTTTACCAGTGCGGCTTGGTTTACGGTGAAATACGCCATTGTTTATATCGTGCTCGTCAACGTGCTCGCGATCGGGCTTGCCGTTATTTTGGACATGAAGCTCAAGAGCACGACTTGGTTAAGAACCGCTTTCTTCATTCCTTACATTCTTAGTCTCGTGATCGTCGGCTTCATCTGGAAATTTATTTTCATGCAAGGTTTCGAGTCGCTCGGAGCCAGTACGGGATGGGGAATCTTTAAGCTCAGCTGGCTAGGGGAGCCCGGACTCGCTTTCGTCTCCATCGTAGCCGTCTCCGTCTGGCAGTCCATCGGTTTCTACTTAGTGATCTATATTGCCGGCTTGCAATCCGTGCCGGAAGATCTCAAGGAAGCGGCTACCGTCGACGGTGCCGGTCCATTCCGCAGGTTCATCAGCATCACGTTGCCGTTGCTCGCGCCGTCGATTACGATTTCCGTATTCATGGCGTTGACGAACTCCATCAAGGTATTCGACGTGATCCTTTCCCTAACGGGCGGCGGCCCCGGCGGAACGACTTACAGTATCGCTTACGATATTTACAGGGACACTTTCCAGAACAATATGTTCGGATACGGTACGGCCAAAGCGCTTATCCTGTTCGTTGCCGTTCTGATCGTTACCTTGATCCAACTGTCGCTCTTCAAGAGAAGGGAGATTGACGCCTAA
- a CDS encoding branched-chain amino acid aminotransferase yields MGLKISVERTTAPKQKPEISQLGFGKHFTDHMFIMEYDAGKGWHDPRIVPYQPISLDPAAKVFHYGQTVFEGMKAYKTPEGPVLMFRPFKNLQRLNRSNARLSMPSLDEDLVMEALKQLIKADEDWIPSEQGTSLYIRPFVISTQATLGVAPSEKYYFMIILSPVGSYYEEGINPVSIYVESEYVRAVTGGVGNAKTGGNYAAGLKAQQEATEKGYSQVLWLDGVHRKYIEEVGSMNVFFKVGGKVITPALNGSILDGVTRDSVIQVLKHWNIEVEEKTISIDELVEAYRNGTLEEAFGTGTAAVISPIGELNWQGDKLTLNGGRTGPLSSRVYDFMTGMQRGTIEDPFGWIVKL; encoded by the coding sequence ATGGGCCTCAAGATCTCGGTGGAGCGCACGACAGCTCCCAAGCAAAAACCGGAAATATCGCAACTCGGATTCGGAAAGCATTTCACGGATCATATGTTTATTATGGAATACGATGCGGGTAAGGGGTGGCACGATCCTCGAATCGTTCCGTATCAGCCGATCTCGTTAGATCCGGCGGCCAAGGTGTTCCATTATGGACAAACCGTATTCGAAGGAATGAAAGCGTATAAAACGCCGGAAGGACCGGTTCTGATGTTCCGTCCCTTCAAGAACCTGCAACGGCTTAATCGCTCCAATGCCCGTCTGAGCATGCCTTCTCTCGACGAAGATTTGGTGATGGAGGCGTTGAAGCAACTGATCAAAGCGGACGAGGATTGGATTCCTTCCGAGCAAGGAACATCGCTGTATATTCGTCCTTTCGTCATCTCGACGCAAGCGACCCTGGGCGTAGCGCCGTCCGAGAAATATTATTTTATGATCATTTTGTCGCCGGTCGGTTCTTATTACGAAGAAGGAATCAATCCGGTCAGCATATACGTGGAGTCGGAATACGTCCGCGCCGTTACCGGCGGCGTTGGCAATGCCAAGACCGGCGGGAATTACGCGGCAGGGCTTAAGGCGCAGCAAGAGGCTACCGAGAAAGGGTATTCGCAAGTGCTGTGGCTGGACGGCGTTCATCGGAAATACATCGAGGAAGTCGGCAGTATGAACGTATTCTTTAAAGTCGGGGGCAAGGTGATTACGCCGGCTCTCAACGGGAGTATATTGGATGGCGTAACCCGGGATTCGGTCATTCAAGTACTCAAGCACTGGAACATTGAAGTCGAGGAGAAAACGATCTCCATTGACGAGTTGGTCGAAGCTTATCGGAACGGCACGTTGGAGGAAGCTTTCGGAACCGGCACGGCTGCCGTCATTTCGCCGATCGGAGAGCTGAATTGGCAGGGCGATAAGCTGACGTTAAACGGAGGTCGAACCGGGCCCCTCTCTTCGAGAGTGTACGACTTTATGACCGGCATGCAGAGGGGAACGATCGAAGATCCGTTCGGCTGGATCGTGAAGCTGTAG
- a CDS encoding TetR/AcrR family transcriptional regulator, whose product MDPKTRYQQERNESKQQRLLHILTAAETVFILKGIEKTTMLDVAKEANVGIATLFRYFPKKDKMIVAVAAKRIEPIHKAFRSIASAPGTCLEKIEQLLDFFIAQLQQPDQASIKFMEDFESYAAHSPEPLADIEIFNSLYRTISLEFQTIIEDGISDGSIRSDLPIPETLSTVINVFGLFSRKLSLHNNILTFVSDFTSDQQLAVLKRIILDYLKGK is encoded by the coding sequence ATGGATCCGAAAACAAGGTATCAACAAGAACGAAACGAGAGCAAGCAACAGCGTTTATTACATATTCTTACCGCGGCCGAAACCGTGTTCATCCTCAAAGGTATTGAAAAAACAACGATGCTAGACGTCGCCAAGGAAGCGAACGTCGGCATCGCGACTTTGTTCCGTTATTTTCCCAAGAAGGATAAAATGATCGTCGCCGTCGCGGCCAAAAGAATCGAACCGATCCATAAAGCTTTTCGATCCATTGCCTCGGCCCCGGGCACTTGCTTGGAGAAAATCGAGCAGCTGCTCGACTTCTTCATCGCCCAGCTTCAGCAACCGGATCAAGCAAGCATTAAGTTCATGGAAGATTTCGAAAGCTATGCCGCGCACTCTCCGGAGCCGTTGGCGGATATCGAAATTTTCAACTCGTTGTATAGAACGATATCGCTCGAATTCCAGACGATCATCGAAGACGGCATATCGGACGGATCGATTCGATCCGATCTTCCGATCCCCGAAACTTTGAGCACGGTCATTAACGTGTTCGGATTATTTTCCAGAAAGCTGAGCTTGCACAATAACATTCTGACGTTCGTTTCCGATTTTACATCCGACCAGCAGCTTGCCGTACTTAAGAGAATCATACTGGATTATTTGAAGGGTAAATAA
- a CDS encoding interleukin-like EMT inducer domain-containing protein yields MFSRMHDLSLLEKESIYIPLTSMLAENKDGREQKVYTAYCATIYRQYGIWMQSFSDLVLEKNDKPIYFHASNYIPYLVNQGYQVEVVEGCSIVDYLGAVTVGSYVILSVKDEGSQQINEEIVERLREFGITQMDKTKLRHSFIWIARKKDGASYEVLHEACSTEQLCWEGFLGEALANVASGGALSTNLSRIEVNGIEQSMNQRGFNIVICSPDLRCESRSFDTFVTLYAEGSLFRANPPKSRTSLGKTISHSGGRIDGVDYTNCKEALEHSYAHRGHRVFEVDMEITSDAELVLRHDWESYLYHHLQQQQPEGIQDGQPLTLEQFSNLKIMKQYTPMTIVDLFRFLASYPDAQVVTDTIYIDPRRIEHQFRRIVEAAAPFGYNVLLRIIPQLYTEDMYSVIEKIFPFTRYIYTLYQTKATDDEVVKFVRDKKVKFVACLPERYSRELGKQLKSLGASVFIHTINELDTVREYIHEEVGGFYTDALSSVEVEQQFLAYQVELDTRREMLSVFLAFRFGISEDEALSAFNSVNLRELASISERLFQSQTLEEAYSLLR; encoded by the coding sequence ATGTTTTCTAGAATGCACGATCTGAGTTTACTGGAGAAAGAAAGCATCTATATTCCCTTAACGAGCATGTTGGCAGAGAATAAGGATGGTCGGGAGCAAAAGGTCTATACGGCTTATTGTGCGACCATATATCGTCAATATGGGATATGGATGCAATCTTTTTCGGATCTTGTTTTGGAGAAGAACGACAAGCCGATTTATTTTCATGCTAGCAACTATATTCCCTACCTTGTCAATCAAGGATATCAAGTCGAAGTCGTAGAGGGATGTTCTATTGTTGATTACCTAGGTGCGGTTACCGTGGGCTCCTATGTCATCCTCTCTGTAAAGGATGAGGGCAGTCAGCAGATTAACGAAGAAATCGTTGAACGATTACGAGAGTTCGGAATAACGCAGATGGACAAAACAAAACTTCGTCATAGCTTTATCTGGATCGCCCGCAAAAAAGACGGAGCGTCTTACGAGGTTCTTCATGAAGCATGTTCGACAGAACAATTATGCTGGGAAGGGTTCTTGGGGGAAGCTTTGGCCAATGTAGCAAGCGGAGGGGCGTTATCGACTAATCTTAGCCGTATTGAAGTAAACGGCATAGAACAGAGCATGAATCAACGGGGCTTTAACATCGTGATCTGTAGCCCTGATCTGCGCTGTGAATCTCGCTCTTTCGATACGTTCGTAACGTTGTATGCCGAGGGAAGCCTATTTCGCGCGAATCCTCCGAAATCTAGGACTAGTTTAGGGAAGACGATAAGTCATTCCGGGGGACGAATAGACGGAGTGGACTATACGAATTGCAAAGAAGCGTTAGAGCATAGTTATGCGCATAGGGGTCATCGGGTGTTCGAAGTAGACATGGAAATCACATCCGACGCGGAATTGGTGCTCCGGCATGATTGGGAATCTTATCTGTACCACCATCTGCAACAGCAGCAGCCGGAGGGGATTCAAGACGGCCAGCCGCTCACCCTGGAGCAATTCTCAAACCTCAAAATCATGAAACAATACACTCCAATGACCATCGTAGATCTGTTCCGGTTCCTCGCAAGCTACCCGGACGCGCAGGTGGTAACGGATACCATATACATCGACCCAAGGCGTATCGAGCATCAATTTAGGAGGATAGTTGAAGCAGCGGCTCCTTTTGGTTATAACGTTCTATTACGAATCATCCCGCAGTTGTATACGGAAGACATGTATTCTGTCATTGAAAAAATCTTCCCATTCACTCGTTATATATACACGTTGTACCAAACCAAAGCCACGGATGATGAGGTTGTCAAATTTGTCAGAGACAAGAAAGTGAAATTCGTAGCCTGTCTTCCGGAACGGTATAGCAGGGAGCTTGGCAAACAACTAAAAAGTCTAGGCGCGTCGGTATTTATCCATACCATAAACGAACTTGACACCGTGCGAGAATATATACACGAAGAAGTGGGCGGATTTTACACGGATGCGCTATCTTCTGTCGAGGTTGAGCAACAGTTTCTCGCTTACCAGGTAGAGTTGGATACAAGACGGGAAATGTTAAGCGTCTTTCTTGCGTTCCGTTTCGGGATTTCGGAGGATGAAGCCCTCAGTGCTTTTAACTCTGTCAATTTAAGAGAATTAGCGTCAATAAGCGAGCGACTATTTCAATCTCAAACCTTGGAGGAGGCTTATTCCTTATTAAGATAA
- a CDS encoding SDR family NAD(P)-dependent oxidoreductase, giving the protein MGLLNNKVAIVTGAGSGMGREEALLFAKEGAKVIATDINEAAVQAVVKEIEANGGEAISYLHNVAVEEEWIKVVEGTIQKYGKVDVLVNNAGISHAAGLLETTVEQWNRVLNINLTSVFLGMKYVIPHMRDNKGGSIVNISSIAGLTGGSGAGAYTASKGAVRMLTKAAAVDFGKDNIRVNSVHPGFIETPMSAEFVNNDQMLQWFLSQTALPRVGRASEVAQAVLFLASDSASYLTGIELPIDGGVTAK; this is encoded by the coding sequence ATGGGGCTGTTAAATAATAAAGTTGCGATCGTTACGGGTGCCGGAAGCGGTATGGGACGCGAGGAAGCGTTACTGTTCGCTAAGGAAGGCGCAAAGGTTATCGCTACGGATATCAACGAAGCTGCCGTTCAAGCGGTCGTGAAAGAAATAGAAGCAAACGGCGGAGAAGCGATCTCGTACCTGCATAACGTAGCTGTCGAAGAAGAGTGGATCAAGGTTGTCGAAGGCACGATCCAGAAGTATGGCAAAGTGGACGTACTGGTCAACAATGCGGGTATTTCCCACGCGGCCGGTTTGCTGGAAACGACCGTGGAGCAATGGAACAGAGTGCTTAACATCAACCTGACTAGCGTGTTCTTAGGGATGAAATACGTTATTCCGCATATGCGCGATAACAAAGGCGGTTCGATCGTGAACATTTCGTCGATCGCCGGCTTAACCGGAGGCAGCGGCGCAGGTGCGTATACCGCGTCCAAAGGCGCCGTCCGCATGTTGACCAAGGCGGCCGCGGTCGATTTCGGCAAAGACAATATCCGCGTCAACTCGGTTCATCCGGGATTCATTGAAACGCCGATGAGCGCGGAATTCGTCAATAACGACCAGATGCTGCAATGGTTCCTCTCCCAGACCGCATTGCCAAGAGTCGGGCGGGCATCCGAAGTGGCGCAAGCGGTGTTGTTCTTGGCTTCCGATTCCGCATCCTACTTGACGGGGATTGAACTGCCTATCGATGGCGGAGTTACCGCAAAATAA
- a CDS encoding CAP domain-containing protein, which produces MKRIIMVLSVILLLAGCGSYNRQATPIKMHSQQSQSLPQMNISSVDTNLPVNKHNVQGNESITDIANRYHVDLDELLRLNPGLRDQLGGNPNSDVSQNPNGSANPNGSASPVASANPNGNQTQVPKDNLDKPLPKDETVTLPANESMDGYEKQVLALTNQERQKAGLSACAGDDSNLNRSARAKSQDMAANNYFSHESPTYGDPFAMMRNFGVQYQSAGENIAMGQPTPEEVVKAWMNSEGHRKNILNGSFTHLGVGYIVQNGKAYWTQQFIGK; this is translated from the coding sequence ATGAAACGAATAATCATGGTACTTAGCGTAATCTTACTGTTGGCGGGATGCGGGTCTTACAATCGGCAAGCCACTCCGATAAAAATGCACTCCCAGCAATCCCAATCGTTGCCGCAAATGAACATCAGCTCGGTGGATACGAACCTTCCGGTCAACAAGCATAACGTTCAGGGCAACGAGTCCATCACGGATATCGCCAATCGGTACCATGTAGATCTTGACGAGTTGTTGCGTCTCAATCCGGGCTTGCGGGATCAACTCGGCGGCAATCCGAACTCGGACGTTAGCCAGAATCCGAACGGAAGCGCGAATCCTAACGGAAGCGCAAGTCCGGTTGCAAGCGCGAATCCAAACGGCAATCAAACTCAGGTGCCAAAAGATAACCTGGATAAGCCGCTGCCTAAGGATGAAACGGTAACGCTTCCCGCCAATGAGAGCATGGACGGTTATGAGAAACAAGTGTTGGCGCTGACCAATCAGGAAAGACAGAAGGCAGGGCTATCGGCTTGCGCGGGGGACGATTCTAATCTTAATCGTTCGGCGAGAGCCAAATCCCAGGACATGGCCGCTAATAACTATTTTTCGCATGAATCTCCAACGTATGGCGACCCTTTCGCGATGATGAGAAATTTCGGCGTGCAGTACCAATCGGCAGGGGAGAATATCGCCATGGGCCAGCCGACTCCGGAAGAGGTCGTGAAAGCGTGGATGAATTCGGAGGGACACCGGAAGAACATTCTGAACGGTTCCTTCACTCACTTGGGAGTCGGATACATCGTTCAGAACGGCAAAGCTTACTGGACCCAACAGTTTATTGGCAAATAA